The DNA sequence AGAATTATTTGTAAGAGTTGCTGTTTCAAATGAGCATGCTGAAATTGATTTATCTAAAAAATTTGGAGCACTAACATCTGAAGCTGTGGGATTGCTAAGATTAGTAAAACAATATGCAAAAAAAATTGGATTAAGTTTCCATGTTGGATCACAGTGTATGCACCCAATTTCATACGCTAAAGGTATAAATGAGATTGGGAATATAATTAAAAAAACAAAAATAATACCTAATACAATAAATGTTGGTGGTGGATTTCCAACAATTTATCCAGATTTAATTCCTCAATCATTAGATGAATACTTCAATGAAATTAAAAAAAGTTTATCTAATTTAAAATTAGAAAAGTTACCAGAGATAATTTGTGAACCAGGAAGAGCATTGGTTGCAGAAAGTGGTTCAACAATTGTTAAAGTTAATTTAAGAAAAAAACAAAAACTTTATATAAACGATGGAACATATGGAACCTTATTTGATGCAGGGACACCTAACATAGTTTATCCATCTAAAATGATTAAAGAAAATTCAAATAAAATAATCTCAAAAAAAATGACTGCTTTTGATTTCTTTGGTCCTACTTGCGATAGCATGGATTATATGAAAGGACCTTTTGTATTACCAAATAATATTAAGGAAAATGATTACATAGAACTTGGTCAACTTGGAGCATATGGATTAACTTTTAGAACACAATTCAATGGTTACTATTCAGATGAAATTTATGAAGTTGAAGATAAACCAATAATGTCAATGTATGAAAAAGACGTTAACAGCGCTCATATGGTTGCTTAATGCCAGACCAAAAAAATCCAGGACATAACAGTAAAAGAGATTTTTTAAAAAATCCTGTCGAACATATAGATATTACTTCATTTGACTCTAGAACAATTATTTCTTCAATGGAGAAAATGTCATTTGTATCTAGAGAAACTGCAAATGCAGCGAACATTTACAACGAAATGCTTAAAGATAAGGAATGTACAATTTTTCTTACTTTAGCAGGATCAACATCTGCAGCAGGATGTATGAATATTTATAAAGATCTTGTTAAATACAATATGGTTGATGCAATTGTAGCAACAGGGGCATCAATTGTAGATATGGATTTTTTTGAAGCTCTTGGATTTAAACATTATCAGGGATCTCAATTTCAAGATGATACTGAATTAAGAGACAACTATATTGATAGAATTTACGACACATATATCGACGAAGAAGAGCTTCAAATGTGTGATAAAATTATTTGCGAAATAGCAGATACTTTAGAACCAAGAAGTTATACTTCGAGAGAGTTTATTTTAGAAATGGGAAAATATTTAAAAAAAAATTCAAAAAAGAAAGACTCTTTAATTGAAACAGCTTTCGATAATAATGTTCCAATTTTTTGTCCAGCTTTCACAGATTCAAGCGCAGGTTTTGGTCTTGTAATGCATCAAGAAAAAAATCCAAAAAAACATATGACTATAGACTCAGTTAGAGAATTTAGAGAACTAACTGAAATTAAAATCAAATCAAAAGGTTCTGGTTTATTTATGATTGGTGGAGGAGTTCCTAAAAATTTTATTCAAGACACTGTTATTTGTGCTGAGCTTCTTGGTAAAAATGTAGATATGCATAAGTATGCTGTACAAATTACAGTTGCTGATAGTAGAGATGGTGCATGTAGTAGTTCTACTTTAAAAGAAGCAAGTTCTTGGGGCAAAGTGGATATCACTAAAGAACAAATGGTATTTGCTGAAGCAACAAGTGTATTGCCATTAATAGCTAGCGATGCTTACCACAAAGGTGAGTGGAAAAATAGAGAACGAAAAAACTTCTCAAAATTATTTATATAAAATTGAAATATTTATCAAACAAACATGGTTTCTTAGGAATTGATAATACATTCAACTTCAAAGAAAAAGTAGTAGTTGTTCCATTTGGACTTGAAAAAACAGTTAGTTATGGTGGTGGAACAAAAAATGGACCAAAAGAAATTATCAAAGCTTCTCACCAAGTTGAACTTTATGATGAGGAACTAAATTGTGAACCTTACAAAAAAATAGGTATCAAGACATTAAAACCATTCAAAATTGATAAAAATATCAAAGTAGCATTAAATAAAATTTCTAAAATCAATGGGGAAATTTTAAATAAAAAACTATTTCCAATGACTTTTGGTGGAGAACATTCAATTACACCAGGATGCATTGTTCCTTTTACAAAGAAATATAAAAATATTTGTCTTTTACATTTTGATGCGCACGCAGATTTACGTGAAAGTTATAATGGTGAAAAATTTTCACACGCATCGGCAATAAGAAGGTGTTTAGATTATAAAAATGTGTCTTTAATTTCTTTTGGAATTAGAAATATATCAGAAAGTGAGATTCCATTTTTGAAAAAAAATTCAAATAGAATAGATATCTTCTGGGCAAAAGATAAAAAAAAATGGAATTTAAATAAATTTAAAAAATTGATAAAAAATAAGACTGTTTACTTAACGTTTGATGTAGATGGATTAGATTCAAGCATTATGCCTGCTACCGGAACACCTGAACCAGGTGGATTGTTGTGGGACGAGACATTAGAGATAATTAGAGTTGCAGCAAAAAATTCAAATATAGTTGGAGCTGACATTAATGAACTTTCTCCAATTAAAGGATTTAACTCCTATAATTTTCTTGTTGCTAAATTAGCTTATAAAATTTTGTCTTATAAATTTTTGTATTAGACTTTAATTGGCTTAAATATTTTTAATAACATTCTAAATGGTATTAACATTATCAGTGCTACCAATAACTTAACACCTAAATCACCTAAGGACAAAGTTACCCAAGGAACTCCTGTTCCATAAAATGATATTGAGAAAAATAAAAAAGTATCAATAGTTGAGCCAATTAATGATGAAGTTAGAGGTGCAACAAACCACTGTTTTTTTCTTAAACGATCAAATATTTGAATATCTAGCAATTGGGCTGTAAGGAAAGCAATTCCAGATCCAACTGCAATTCTTATAGAAATTAAATCTTCGAAGTTTGTTGAGAAAAATAGAGTAAAAATAATTCCTATAAAAAAACCAAAATAAACTATTTTTCTCGCAATTATTTTTCCATAAGATCTATTTGCTAAGTCAGTTATCAAAAAAGCTACAGGATAACTAAAAGCTCCATAAGTAAGAATTTCATTTAATCCATAATAATTTATTGGAAATTGAACAAGATAGTTTGAGGATAAAACAACCACACCCATCATTAAAGATAGGCTGATAAAAAATTTATTCATTAAGCAGATTTAGCTACTGGCTTTTTTTTATATGGCGATTTTAATAAAATAACTTTTTTAAGTTTTTTTAATCTTGGTGAAATATTTTTATTTTTTACAGTTTTTAAGAACTCGTCAAAACTACCTTTTTTATCAACTGATCTTACTCCTGAATTACTAACAGTTAGTTTCAAACTTCTTCCAGCAAGCTCACTTGTAAATTTTACTTTTTTTAAATTGGGTAAAAATCTTCTTTTAGTCTTATTGTTAGCATGACTAACATTATGACCTTTCATAGGAATTTTACCAGTTAGTTCGCATTTTTTCGACATAATTTCAGTGACTATATAAGGGGAGATATTAAGGGCGTCAAGTTTATTAAAATTAAGAAAAAGTTTTATTTCCAACGATTTCTGAAATATTTTTCACCCCATCTCTAAGAAATAATTCTTTTAGCTCTTTTTTAATGTTTGCAGCAATGTTAGGTCCTTGAAATACCATTCCGGTATACAATTGAATATAATCTGCCCCTGACAAAAATTTATCATATGCAGACTTTCCTGAGTCTATACCTCCTACCCCAATTATTTTAATTCTACCATTTAACAATTTAAAGAATTGATTAATGAGTAAATTTGATTTTTGTTCAATCGGCTTTCCTGATAAGCCTCCTTTTTGATAACGTTGAATATTTTTTAAATCATCCCTAGTACTTTCTGATGTATTTGAAATAATTATTGCAGATATTTCATTTTCTAAAAGAATCTCTGATATTAATTCGATTTGCTTTAAATCAATGTCTGGAGAAATTTTAACTACGATTGGAATGTCAGTTTTCAATTCATTTTTCTTATCTTTAATTGATTTTAATAATTCTTTTAATTTATTTCCATCATGAAAATTTCTTAAATTTTCAGTATTAGGAGAAGAAATATTTATTGTAATATAATCAGCAACTTCATAAAATTTTTCTAATCCAATTAAATAATCATTCAATCGATTATCAGAGTCTTTATTTGGTCCAACATTTACTCCAAGTATTCCAATTTTTTTATTTGATTTTATTCTATTTAAAATAGTTTCAGATCCTTGATTGTTGAATCCCAGTCTATTAATTAACGCTTGATCTTCAACTAATCTAAATACTCTTGGCTTTTCATTGCCATATTGTTTTAAAGGAGTAACAGTTCCAACTTCAACAAAACCAAATCCCAATTTAAACAAAGGATTGTAAACTTCTGCATTTTTGTCAAAACCAGCAGCTATTCCTATTGGATTACTTAAATCTTTGCCAAATATTTGTGTTCTAAAAATAGGATCATTTTTATTTTCATCAAATACATTTGATACTAAATTAAATTTTAAAGATTGAATTGCTAGAGTATGCGCTTTTTCTGGATCTAATTTGAAAATTAAAGATCTTAAATTTGAATACATTATTTGAGTTTACTCATTATAAGGTCTTTTGTTTCATTAACACCAAAAAAACTTATAAAAAATCCCATTCTTGGTCCATTTTCATCACCAAAAACTACCTCATAAATAAGTTTAAACCAATCTCTTAAATTTTCAGCATAACCATTTTCTTTTCCAGTAGAATAAATCAAAGTTTGAATTTCCTCTGGTGACATCTGATCATTGCATTTTGCTAAAGTTGAAATTAAAGCTTCAAGAGCTTTTTTTTCATCTTCAGAAGGTGTTTTGTATTTTTTTTGAGACTTAATTACATCATTAAAATATTTAATTGCGTAACCTACTAATCCATCAAAAATAGGAAAATTAGTTTCTTCAATATTGGGTTTGTATTTTTTTACAAATTTCCATAATAAATCTTTACTATCTGCATTACTTGTTTCAACTAAGTTCAATAACATTGAAAAACTCATAATCATGTCTTCTTTTGGAATACTCCCATTGTGGACATGCCACACTGGATTCATTACTAATTGCTGCTCAGTCTGTTTTTTAGATTTTTCAATGTTATCCAAATATTCATCTACTGCTTTTGGAACTATTTCTTTATAAAGTTTTTTAGCTCTTTTTGGATTTTGATACATATATAGAGATAAACTTTCTGGTGAAGCATACTTCAACCATTGATCAATAGTTATTCCATTACCTTTAGATTTTGAAATTTTCTCACCTTTTTCATCTAAAAAAAGTTCATATGCAAATCCTGATGGATTCTTTTTACCTAACAAATTAATGATTTTTGTAGATAAAATTGCACTTTCAATCAAATCCTTACCATACATTTCAAAATCAACATCTAAAGCAAACCATCTCATTGCCCAATCTACTTTCCATTGTAATTTACAATTTCCGTCTAAAATACTGCTCTCTAATTTTTTACCTTTATTATCGAATATTATTTTAGAATTAGACTGATCAATTTCTATAACAGGTATCTCCAAAACATGACCTGTGTCAGGACATACTGGTAAAAAAGGACTGTATGTTTTTTGTCTTTCTTTTCCTAGTGTTGGTAAAATAATATTCATTATTCCTTCATAATTTTCTAAAATGATTTTCAAAGTAGGATTAAAAAATCCTGCCTTGTACAAAGATGTGGAACTTTTAAAATTA is a window from the Candidatus Pelagibacter ubique HIMB140 genome containing:
- a CDS encoding type III PLP-dependent enzyme; its protein translation is MQKFKSVEELINQLKPEKPVYCIRKKSIESSVKFFLDKFPGKILYAVKTNPHPEVIQTILNNGVNQFDVASIEEIKAIRKITQNAKCSYMHTVKSRESIKEAYFNYGVKTFSLDTKEELIKIIESTNNAKDLELFVRVAVSNEHAEIDLSKKFGALTSEAVGLLRLVKQYAKKIGLSFHVGSQCMHPISYAKGINEIGNIIKKTKIIPNTINVGGGFPTIYPDLIPQSLDEYFNEIKKSLSNLKLEKLPEIICEPGRALVAESGSTIVKVNLRKKQKLYINDGTYGTLFDAGTPNIVYPSKMIKENSNKIISKKMTAFDFFGPTCDSMDYMKGPFVLPNNIKENDYIELGQLGAYGLTFRTQFNGYYSDEIYEVEDKPIMSMYEKDVNSAHMVA
- a CDS encoding 1,9-bis(guanidino)-5-aza-nonane synthase gives rise to the protein MPDQKNPGHNSKRDFLKNPVEHIDITSFDSRTIISSMEKMSFVSRETANAANIYNEMLKDKECTIFLTLAGSTSAAGCMNIYKDLVKYNMVDAIVATGASIVDMDFFEALGFKHYQGSQFQDDTELRDNYIDRIYDTYIDEEELQMCDKIICEIADTLEPRSYTSREFILEMGKYLKKNSKKKDSLIETAFDNNVPIFCPAFTDSSAGFGLVMHQEKNPKKHMTIDSVREFRELTEIKIKSKGSGLFMIGGGVPKNFIQDTVICAELLGKNVDMHKYAVQITVADSRDGACSSSTLKEASSWGKVDITKEQMVFAEATSVLPLIASDAYHKGEWKNRERKNFSKLFI
- the speB gene encoding agmatinase, coding for MKYLSNKHGFLGIDNTFNFKEKVVVVPFGLEKTVSYGGGTKNGPKEIIKASHQVELYDEELNCEPYKKIGIKTLKPFKIDKNIKVALNKISKINGEILNKKLFPMTFGGEHSITPGCIVPFTKKYKNICLLHFDAHADLRESYNGEKFSHASAIRRCLDYKNVSLISFGIRNISESEIPFLKKNSNRIDIFWAKDKKKWNLNKFKKLIKNKTVYLTFDVDGLDSSIMPATGTPEPGGLLWDETLEIIRVAAKNSNIVGADINELSPIKGFNSYNFLVAKLAYKILSYKFLY
- a CDS encoding queuosine precursor transporter; translation: MNKFFISLSLMMGVVVLSSNYLVQFPINYYGLNEILTYGAFSYPVAFLITDLANRSYGKIIARKIVYFGFFIGIIFTLFFSTNFEDLISIRIAVGSGIAFLTAQLLDIQIFDRLRKKQWFVAPLTSSLIGSTIDTFLFFSISFYGTGVPWVTLSLGDLGVKLLVALIMLIPFRMLLKIFKPIKV
- the rpmB gene encoding 50S ribosomal protein L28, producing the protein MSKKCELTGKIPMKGHNVSHANNKTKRRFLPNLKKVKFTSELAGRSLKLTVSNSGVRSVDKKGSFDEFLKTVKNKNISPRLKKLKKVILLKSPYKKKPVAKSA
- a CDS encoding quinone-dependent dihydroorotate dehydrogenase, whose translation is MYSNLRSLIFKLDPEKAHTLAIQSLKFNLVSNVFDENKNDPIFRTQIFGKDLSNPIGIAAGFDKNAEVYNPLFKLGFGFVEVGTVTPLKQYGNEKPRVFRLVEDQALINRLGFNNQGSETILNRIKSNKKIGILGVNVGPNKDSDNRLNDYLIGLEKFYEVADYITINISSPNTENLRNFHDGNKLKELLKSIKDKKNELKTDIPIVVKISPDIDLKQIELISEILLENEISAIIISNTSESTRDDLKNIQRYQKGGLSGKPIEQKSNLLINQFFKLLNGRIKIIGVGGIDSGKSAYDKFLSGADYIQLYTGMVFQGPNIAANIKKELKELFLRDGVKNISEIVGNKTFS
- a CDS encoding lysine--tRNA ligase; this translates as MIKKDVLEKTSAWPFVEAKKMLRERKAFIEKKGKITLQTGYGPSGLPHIGTFGEVARTSMMVNALNQLTDLPTEIITFSDDMDGLRKVPDNVPNQELLQQNLHKPLTQVPDPFQKFNSFGEHNNEMLKDFLNSFNFKYNFKSSTSLYKAGFFNPTLKIILENYEGIMNIILPTLGKERQKTYSPFLPVCPDTGHVLEIPVIEIDQSNSKIIFDNKGKKLESSILDGNCKLQWKVDWAMRWFALDVDFEMYGKDLIESAILSTKIINLLGKKNPSGFAYELFLDEKGEKISKSKGNGITIDQWLKYASPESLSLYMYQNPKRAKKLYKEIVPKAVDEYLDNIEKSKKQTEQQLVMNPVWHVHNGSIPKEDMIMSFSMLLNLVETSNADSKDLLWKFVKKYKPNIEETNFPIFDGLVGYAIKYFNDVIKSQKKYKTPSEDEKKALEALISTLAKCNDQMSPEEIQTLIYSTGKENGYAENLRDWFKLIYEVVFGDENGPRMGFFISFFGVNETKDLIMSKLK